A stretch of the Mycolicibacterium celeriflavum genome encodes the following:
- a CDS encoding MFS transporter, with the protein MWRQPKAVWAVAFACVVAFMGIGLVDPILKPIAENLDASPSQVSLLFTSYMAVMGVAMLVTGVMASRIGPKRTLLVGLVVIIAGAGLAGMSDTVMEIVGWRALWGLGNALFIATALATIVSSARGSVAQAIILYEAALGLGIAVGPLVGGVLGSISWRGPFFGVSALMAFALVVTAVMLPSTPPAERATTLADPFRALRHRGLLGVAITALLYNFGFFTLLAFTPFPLDMSAHQIGLIFFGWGVALAFTSVVVAPRLQRRFGTVPVLLVNLLAMTATLIVMAVATENKAALATCVVVAGLFIGVNNTLITETVMKAAPVERGVASAAYSFVRFSGAALAPWLAGVLGEQVSVHMPYWVGAGAVLLGAGVLALTRSHLVGIDVDEAELDELSEATAIGVGSDT; encoded by the coding sequence GTGTGGCGTCAACCCAAAGCTGTCTGGGCCGTTGCCTTCGCCTGCGTCGTCGCGTTCATGGGCATCGGCCTCGTCGACCCGATCCTCAAGCCGATCGCCGAAAACCTCGACGCGTCGCCGTCCCAGGTGTCGCTGTTGTTCACCAGCTACATGGCGGTGATGGGCGTGGCCATGCTGGTCACCGGTGTGATGGCGAGCCGAATCGGCCCCAAACGCACGCTGCTGGTCGGACTGGTCGTCATCATCGCCGGCGCCGGCCTGGCCGGGATGTCCGACACCGTGATGGAAATCGTTGGCTGGCGGGCACTTTGGGGCCTGGGCAACGCACTGTTCATCGCCACCGCGCTGGCCACCATCGTCAGCTCGGCGCGCGGTTCGGTGGCGCAGGCCATCATCCTCTACGAGGCGGCGCTGGGCCTGGGCATCGCGGTCGGCCCTCTCGTCGGGGGCGTGCTCGGGTCGATCTCGTGGCGCGGACCGTTCTTCGGCGTGTCGGCGCTGATGGCTTTCGCGCTCGTGGTGACCGCGGTGATGCTGCCGTCCACCCCGCCCGCCGAACGTGCGACCACCCTGGCCGATCCGTTCCGCGCGCTGCGGCACCGCGGGTTGCTTGGTGTGGCAATCACTGCCCTGCTGTACAACTTCGGGTTCTTCACCCTACTGGCCTTCACGCCGTTTCCGCTCGACATGAGCGCACACCAGATCGGTCTGATCTTCTTCGGCTGGGGCGTCGCGCTGGCGTTCACGTCGGTGGTGGTGGCACCGCGGCTTCAGCGCCGGTTCGGCACCGTGCCCGTCCTGCTGGTCAACCTGTTGGCGATGACGGCGACGTTGATCGTGATGGCCGTCGCGACCGAGAACAAGGCGGCGCTGGCGACGTGCGTGGTGGTGGCGGGGCTGTTCATAGGCGTCAACAACACCCTGATCACCGAGACCGTGATGAAGGCCGCTCCCGTCGAGCGCGGCGTGGCTTCGGCGGCCTACAGCTTCGTGCGGTTCTCCGGCGCCGCGCTGGCGCCGTGGCTGGCCGGAGTGCTCGGTGAGCAGGTCAGCGTGCACATGCCGTACTGGGTCGGCGCAGGCGCGGTACTGCTGGGCGCCGGCGTCCTCGCGCTCACCCGGTCACATCTCGTCGGCATCGACGTCGACGAGGCCGAACTCGACGAACTCAGCGAGGCGACCGCGATCGGCGTCGGCAGCGACACCTAG
- a CDS encoding MarR family winged helix-turn-helix transcriptional regulator: protein MTPTLGADLLSVVARINRLATQRVRLPLGYAQARLLSTIEDQGEARISDLAALDHCSQPTMTTQVRRLEDAGMVSRTVDPQDARAVLIRITPKGVDTLRQVRMDRGAAIDPYLERLDAADRETLRDAVRVLRRLLADAATPNTITK, encoded by the coding sequence ATGACACCGACTCTCGGAGCCGATCTGCTGTCCGTGGTCGCCCGGATCAACCGCCTGGCTACCCAGCGCGTCCGCCTTCCGCTCGGCTATGCCCAGGCACGGTTGCTGTCCACGATCGAAGACCAAGGTGAGGCCCGCATCTCCGATCTGGCCGCGCTCGACCACTGCTCGCAGCCGACGATGACGACGCAGGTCCGCCGGCTCGAGGACGCGGGCATGGTGTCGCGCACCGTCGACCCGCAGGACGCGCGGGCGGTGCTGATCCGCATCACGCCCAAGGGCGTGGACACGTTACGACAAGTCCGGATGGACCGCGGTGCGGCGATCGATCCCTATCTGGAGCGGCTCGACGCCGCCGACCGGGAGACGTTGCGCGATGCGGTGCGCGTGCTGCGCCGACTGCTTGCGGACGCGGCCACTCCCAACACCATCACCAAGTAA
- a CDS encoding ABC transporter ATP-binding protein — translation MTATGGRTRRSGRLRPVELAQASVMAALCAATAIIAVVVPFAAGLSLLGTVPMGLLAYRYRLRVLLTATVAGGIIAFLIAGMGGFMTVVNCAYIGGLTGTVKRRGRGTPTVIFAALIAGSVFGVAVVVALTILSRLRHLIFESVTANIDGVAAVIARIPEMAGVADRLKRDFATALDYWPVLFFFSGVLSITFVSLVGWWALSRVMERLAGIPDVHKLESSSDTGVIAPVPTHLRDVRFRYPSADLDALGPVSLSVEPGEHLAVTGANGSGKTTLMLMLAGREPTAGTIERPGAVGLGRIGGTAVIMQHPESQVLGTRVSDDVVFGLPPGKTTDVEQLLAEVGLSGLAERDTGGLSGGELQRLAVAAALAREPSLLIADEVTSMVDQQGREGLMSVLSGLTRHHQMSLVHITHYNDEADAADRAVNLTGNGGAADNTDMVESADAPAATVARGAGNAPVLELRDVSHEYGSGTPWAATALRDITFTVHEGDGVLIHGLNGSGKSTLAWIMAGLVEPTVGACLLDGAPASEQVGAVAISFQAARLQLMRARVDLEIASAAGFSPRDRARVAEALSTVGLDPTMASRRIDQLSGGQMRRVVLAGLLARSPRALILDEPLAGLDATSQRGLLRLLEDLRRRAGLTVVVISHDFAGLEELCPRTLHLAGGVLVPAPTTAGGRP, via the coding sequence GTGACCGCGACCGGGGGCCGAACTCGACGTAGCGGTCGCTTGCGTCCCGTCGAACTGGCGCAGGCCTCTGTCATGGCGGCGCTGTGCGCGGCCACTGCGATCATCGCGGTGGTGGTCCCGTTCGCGGCCGGGCTGTCGCTGCTGGGCACGGTGCCGATGGGCTTGCTGGCGTACCGGTACCGGCTGCGGGTACTGCTCACCGCGACCGTCGCCGGCGGCATCATCGCGTTCCTGATCGCCGGCATGGGCGGCTTCATGACCGTTGTCAATTGCGCCTACATCGGCGGCCTGACCGGCACCGTCAAGCGCCGCGGACGCGGCACGCCGACCGTGATCTTCGCCGCACTGATCGCGGGTTCGGTGTTCGGCGTGGCCGTGGTGGTCGCGCTCACCATTCTGTCGCGACTGCGTCACCTGATCTTCGAGTCGGTGACCGCCAACATCGACGGCGTTGCCGCGGTGATCGCCCGCATCCCGGAAATGGCGGGAGTCGCCGATCGACTCAAGCGCGACTTCGCGACGGCGCTGGACTATTGGCCCGTGCTGTTCTTCTTCAGCGGGGTGCTTTCCATCACGTTCGTCAGCCTCGTCGGCTGGTGGGCGCTGTCGCGGGTGATGGAGCGTCTGGCCGGCATTCCCGATGTGCACAAGCTCGAGTCCTCGAGCGATACCGGCGTGATCGCCCCGGTGCCCACCCATCTGCGCGACGTGCGGTTCCGCTACCCGAGTGCCGACCTCGACGCGCTCGGCCCGGTCTCGCTGAGCGTGGAACCGGGCGAGCATCTCGCTGTGACCGGCGCCAACGGCTCCGGTAAGACGACGTTGATGCTCATGCTGGCCGGGCGGGAACCGACCGCGGGCACCATCGAGCGGCCGGGCGCCGTCGGACTGGGCCGCATCGGCGGCACGGCGGTGATCATGCAGCATCCCGAGAGTCAGGTACTGGGCACGCGGGTGTCCGACGACGTGGTCTTCGGACTACCGCCCGGCAAGACCACCGACGTGGAGCAGTTGCTCGCCGAGGTCGGCCTGAGCGGTCTGGCCGAACGCGACACCGGCGGGTTGTCCGGCGGCGAACTGCAGCGGCTCGCCGTGGCGGCGGCGCTTGCGCGCGAGCCGTCGCTGCTGATCGCCGACGAAGTCACCAGCATGGTCGACCAGCAGGGCCGCGAGGGACTGATGTCGGTGCTGTCGGGGCTCACCCGGCACCATCAGATGTCGTTGGTGCACATCACCCACTACAACGACGAGGCCGACGCCGCCGATCGTGCCGTCAACCTGACCGGAAACGGTGGCGCCGCCGACAACACCGACATGGTGGAATCCGCTGACGCGCCGGCCGCGACCGTGGCCCGGGGTGCGGGCAACGCCCCGGTGCTGGAACTGCGAGATGTCAGCCACGAGTACGGCAGCGGCACGCCGTGGGCGGCGACGGCGCTGCGCGACATCACCTTCACCGTGCACGAGGGCGACGGCGTGTTGATCCACGGACTGAACGGGTCGGGAAAGTCGACACTGGCCTGGATCATGGCCGGCCTCGTCGAGCCGACCGTGGGTGCATGCCTACTCGACGGCGCACCGGCATCCGAACAGGTTGGCGCCGTTGCGATCTCGTTCCAGGCCGCGCGGTTGCAGCTGATGCGTGCCCGGGTCGACCTCGAAATCGCGTCGGCCGCCGGGTTCTCCCCGCGTGACCGCGCCCGGGTCGCCGAGGCGCTGTCCACCGTCGGCCTGGACCCGACGATGGCAAGTCGGCGCATCGACCAGCTCAGCGGCGGACAGATGCGCCGCGTGGTCCTCGCCGGGCTGCTCGCCCGCTCGCCGCGCGCGCTCATCCTCGACGAGCCGCTGGCCGGTCTGGACGCCACCAGCCAGCGCGGGCTGCTGCGGCTGCTGGAAGACCTACGCCGCCGCGCCGGGCTGACGGTCGTCGTGATCTCCCACGACTTCGCGGGGTTGGAGGAATTGTGCCCCCGCACATTGCATCTGGCTGGTGGGGTTCTGGTGCCGGCGCCGACGACGGCGGGAGGTCGGCCATGA
- a CDS encoding energy-coupling factor transporter transmembrane component T family protein, protein MTTVSTGRRQRRSIVLLRPVPGNSVVHQLWAGTKLLLVAAIGVLMTFYPGWVPIGAVALLVVIAAWLADIPRGVLPSVPRWLWILVFLGGLTATFAGGSPVISMGTVEVGLGGLLNFLRITALSVVLLGLGAMVSWTTNVAEIAPAVATLGRPLRALRIPVDEWAVALALALRAFPMLIDEFRVLYAARSLRPKQVPVRRRGRWRRWWLEAIDLLATAITAALRRADEMGDAITARGGAGQISAAPSRPKTIDWWAFLIVAVVCGVALALELTVAGTSAVTR, encoded by the coding sequence ATGACGACGGTGTCGACCGGACGGCGTCAGCGCAGGAGCATCGTGCTTCTGCGTCCAGTGCCGGGCAACAGCGTGGTTCACCAACTCTGGGCGGGAACCAAGCTCCTGCTGGTCGCGGCGATCGGCGTGCTGATGACCTTCTATCCGGGATGGGTGCCGATAGGCGCGGTCGCGCTACTGGTGGTGATCGCGGCATGGCTGGCCGACATTCCGCGCGGCGTGCTGCCGTCGGTGCCGCGCTGGCTGTGGATCCTGGTCTTCCTCGGCGGGTTGACGGCCACGTTCGCCGGTGGCAGCCCGGTGATCTCCATGGGCACGGTCGAAGTGGGACTCGGCGGGCTGTTGAACTTCCTGCGCATCACCGCGCTGTCGGTGGTACTGCTCGGTCTCGGCGCGATGGTGTCGTGGACGACCAACGTCGCCGAGATCGCCCCCGCCGTCGCGACATTGGGCCGGCCGCTGCGGGCGCTGCGGATACCGGTCGACGAGTGGGCGGTCGCACTGGCGCTGGCGCTACGGGCCTTCCCGATGCTGATCGACGAGTTCCGGGTGCTCTACGCGGCGCGCAGCCTGCGGCCGAAGCAGGTGCCGGTGCGCCGCCGCGGACGGTGGCGCCGATGGTGGCTGGAGGCGATCGACCTGCTCGCGACGGCTATCACCGCCGCCCTGCGGCGCGCCGACGAGATGGGTGACGCGATCACCGCGCGAGGCGGTGCCGGGCAGATCTCCGCGGCGCCGTCACGTCCGAAAACCATTGACTGGTGGGCATTTCTCATCGTCGCGGTGGTGTGCGGGGTGGCGCTTGCGCTGGAGTTGACGGTGGCCGGAACCAGCGCCGTGACGCGTTGA
- a CDS encoding ABC transporter substrate-binding protein — MSLRPRFSTLVAAGLAVAGAVLLVAAMLLGQSGDSAGRTVVTVRLWDEQVADAYRTSFAEFGREHPDIEVRVSVVAYSTYFDTLRTDVAGGGADDIFWLSNAYFAEYADSARLMNIADTLGEDSFRAWEPSVVDQFTRNGALWAVPQLTDAGIAVYYNADLLDAAGVDADELGALRWSPDPGADTLRPLLARLTLDDEGRTADTPGFDPQRIRQWGYNAANDLQNIYLNYIGSAGGVFSVGDRFAFDNPQAAKAFEYLVGLINTDHVAPPASATNDNGDFSRNQFLQGRMALFQSGTYNLAAVADAARFRWGVAMLPAGPSGRVSVTNGIAAAGNSATEHPDAVREVLAWMGSTGGNAYLGAGGAAIPAVLAAQHVYDEYWRSRGVDVSAFFHVLDGPRIAAPGGAGFAAGFDALKPYFDEMFLGRRDVRTTLADAQRAANAAAQR, encoded by the coding sequence ATGAGCCTGCGACCGCGATTTTCGACGCTCGTCGCAGCAGGACTGGCTGTGGCGGGCGCGGTCTTGCTCGTGGCCGCCATGCTGCTCGGACAGTCGGGCGATTCGGCTGGGCGCACCGTGGTGACCGTGCGGCTGTGGGACGAGCAGGTCGCTGACGCGTACCGCACGTCGTTCGCTGAGTTCGGCCGCGAGCACCCCGACATCGAGGTGCGGGTGAGCGTCGTCGCCTACTCCACGTACTTCGACACGCTGCGCACCGACGTCGCCGGTGGCGGCGCCGACGACATCTTCTGGCTCAGCAACGCCTATTTCGCCGAATACGCCGACAGCGCCCGCTTGATGAACATCGCAGACACCCTGGGCGAGGACTCATTTCGTGCGTGGGAGCCGTCGGTCGTCGACCAGTTCACCCGCAACGGCGCGCTGTGGGCGGTGCCGCAGCTGACCGACGCCGGCATCGCGGTGTACTACAACGCCGACCTGCTTGACGCCGCGGGAGTCGACGCCGACGAGCTGGGGGCGCTGCGCTGGTCACCAGATCCCGGCGCCGACACGCTGCGGCCGCTGCTGGCGCGCCTCACACTGGACGACGAGGGCCGCACGGCGGACACACCGGGTTTCGACCCGCAGCGTATCCGGCAGTGGGGTTACAACGCCGCCAACGATCTACAGAACATCTACCTCAACTACATCGGTTCGGCGGGCGGGGTCTTTTCGGTCGGCGACCGGTTTGCGTTCGACAACCCGCAGGCCGCGAAAGCGTTCGAGTACCTGGTGGGTCTGATCAACACCGACCACGTCGCTCCGCCCGCGTCGGCGACCAACGACAACGGCGACTTCTCCCGCAACCAGTTCCTGCAGGGCAGGATGGCGCTGTTCCAGTCCGGCACGTACAACCTGGCGGCGGTCGCCGATGCCGCCCGGTTTCGGTGGGGTGTCGCGATGCTGCCCGCGGGCCCCTCAGGCCGGGTCAGCGTGACGAACGGCATTGCCGCCGCCGGTAACTCGGCCACTGAGCATCCCGACGCGGTGCGTGAGGTGCTGGCCTGGATGGGCAGTACCGGCGGCAACGCGTATCTCGGTGCGGGCGGCGCGGCGATTCCCGCGGTGCTGGCCGCGCAACACGTCTACGACGAGTACTGGCGATCGCGCGGCGTGGATGTCAGCGCCTTCTTCCACGTGCTCGACGGTCCCCGCATCGCCGCTCCCGGCGGCGCGGGCTTCGCCGCGGGTTTCGACGCGCTCAAGCCGTACTTCGACGAGATGTTCCTCGGCCGTCGCGACGTGCGTACCACGCTGGCCGATGCTCAACGGGCCGCGAACGCCGCCGCGCAACGGTAA
- a CDS encoding carbohydrate ABC transporter permease: MTSSSRVTSAVVIYPVLVAGALITLAPFVLGVLTSLRDPRRFDTESPLSLPSPPTLQNYANLADAGFGRALVVTALMTAVILLGQLTFSVLAAYAFARLRFPGRDALFWVYVATLMVPATVTVVPLYLMMAEAGLRNTFWALVLPFMFGSPYAIFLLREYFRTIPGDLINAARIDGANTLDVIVHVVLPASRPILATLALITVVSQWNSFMWPLVITSGGEWQVLTVATAGLQSRYNAQWTLVMAATTVAIVPLLLLFVAVGRHMVRSIVVTGLK, translated from the coding sequence ATGACCTCATCTAGCCGGGTCACGTCCGCCGTCGTCATCTATCCCGTCCTGGTGGCCGGCGCGCTGATCACGTTGGCGCCGTTCGTGCTCGGCGTGCTGACCTCGCTGCGGGATCCACGCCGCTTCGATACCGAGTCGCCGTTGTCGCTGCCGTCACCACCGACCCTGCAGAATTACGCGAACCTGGCCGACGCCGGGTTCGGCCGGGCACTCGTGGTGACCGCGCTGATGACCGCAGTCATCCTGCTCGGCCAGTTGACGTTCTCCGTGTTGGCGGCGTATGCGTTCGCGCGTCTGCGGTTCCCCGGCCGCGACGCATTGTTCTGGGTATACGTCGCGACCCTCATGGTGCCGGCGACTGTGACCGTCGTCCCGCTGTATCTGATGATGGCCGAGGCGGGTCTGCGCAACACCTTCTGGGCCCTGGTGCTTCCGTTCATGTTCGGTTCGCCGTACGCGATCTTCCTGCTGCGCGAGTACTTCCGCACCATTCCGGGCGACCTCATCAACGCCGCCCGCATCGACGGCGCCAACACGCTCGACGTCATTGTGCATGTCGTCCTGCCCGCGAGCCGACCGATCCTGGCGACGCTGGCGTTGATCACCGTTGTCTCGCAGTGGAACAGCTTCATGTGGCCGCTGGTGATCACCAGCGGCGGCGAGTGGCAGGTACTGACGGTCGCCACGGCCGGTCTGCAGTCGCGGTACAACGCCCAATGGACGTTGGTGATGGCCGCGACGACGGTGGCGATCGTGCCGCTACTGCTGCTGTTCGTCGCGGTGGGCCGTCACATGGTGCGCTCGATCGTGGTGACAGGGCTGAAATGA
- a CDS encoding carbohydrate ABC transporter permease — protein MTRMAPRRRTTATGYALLAPSLFGVVAFMQLPMFVVLWLSLHRWDLLSPMQYVGLRNWQSVLTDPTFGTSLVVTLVFIALVVPVQTLLGLAAAAILARGLPGSGFFRTLYVLPWICAPLAIAVLWRWILAPTDGAVSALLGHQIGWLTDPTLALPVVSAVIVWTNVGYVTLFFLAGILNIPEDVHNAARTDGATAWQRFRHITLPMLRPTLFFVVVTGIISAAQVFDTVYALTGGGPQNRTDLVAHRIYAEAFGAAAVGRAAVMAVVLFVLLVGVTVVQHLYFRRRISYDLI, from the coding sequence ATGACTCGGATGGCACCGCGCCGCCGCACGACCGCAACCGGGTACGCACTCCTGGCTCCGAGCCTGTTCGGAGTCGTCGCGTTCATGCAGCTGCCGATGTTCGTGGTCCTGTGGCTGTCGTTGCACCGCTGGGACCTGCTGAGCCCGATGCAGTATGTCGGCCTGCGTAATTGGCAATCGGTGCTGACCGATCCGACCTTCGGCACATCGTTAGTGGTCACGCTTGTGTTCATAGCGCTGGTTGTTCCTGTGCAAACCCTGCTCGGATTGGCCGCGGCCGCCATACTGGCGCGCGGGCTGCCCGGCAGCGGGTTCTTCCGGACGCTGTACGTGCTGCCGTGGATCTGCGCACCGCTGGCGATCGCGGTGCTGTGGCGCTGGATCCTCGCCCCCACCGACGGCGCGGTCAGCGCGTTGCTCGGCCACCAGATCGGGTGGCTCACCGATCCGACGCTGGCGTTGCCGGTCGTCTCGGCGGTGATCGTCTGGACGAACGTGGGCTACGTGACGCTGTTCTTTCTCGCGGGCATCCTCAACATCCCCGAGGACGTCCACAACGCGGCCCGCACCGACGGCGCGACGGCATGGCAGCGGTTCCGGCACATCACTCTGCCGATGCTGCGGCCGACGTTGTTCTTCGTCGTGGTGACCGGGATCATCAGCGCAGCACAGGTTTTCGATACCGTGTACGCGTTGACGGGCGGCGGTCCGCAGAATCGGACCGACCTGGTGGCGCACCGCATCTACGCGGAAGCATTCGGCGCCGCGGCGGTGGGACGGGCGGCGGTCATGGCGGTGGTGCTGTTCGTACTGCTGGTCGGTGTGACGGTCGTTCAGCACCTGTACTTCCGACGACGGATCAGCTATGACCTCATCTAG
- a CDS encoding TldD/PmbA family protein, giving the protein MTAPRRVDGDFLDLPRHALADAAMSAALSAGASYADLRIHAITSEIVQLRDSELQTAVVDREIGLAVRVIVDGTWGFASHAELSADVAAETARRAVQVARTLARLNAERIELAPEPVYADTSWVSDYRIDPFSVGITDKLAVLGEYSERLLAADGVDHVSAGLHTAKEQTFYADTFGSTITQQRVRVQPSLEAVAVDAAAGTFETMRTLAPPTARGWEYVVGDDVWNWTDELAALPTSLAEKVKAPSVTAGPTDLVIDPSNLWLTIHESVGHATEYDRAIGYEAAYAGTSFATPDKLGSMRYGSPVMNVTADRTVEYGLATVGFDDEGVQAQKWDLVRDGIFVGYQLDRVFAPRLGVGRSNGCAYADSPHHVPIQRMPNVSLEPAADDVSTDDLIARVDDGIYIVGDKSWSIDMQRYNFQFTGQRFFRIRDGRLDGQLRDVAYQATTTDFWGSLEAVGGPSTWRLGGAFNCGKAQPGQVAAVSHGCPSALFRGVNVLNTRTEAGR; this is encoded by the coding sequence GTGACGGCCCCCCGACGAGTCGACGGCGACTTCCTCGACCTGCCGCGGCATGCGCTGGCCGACGCGGCGATGTCCGCGGCGTTGTCCGCCGGTGCCAGCTACGCGGATCTGCGCATCCATGCGATCACGTCGGAGATCGTGCAGTTGCGTGACAGTGAACTGCAGACGGCGGTCGTCGACCGGGAGATCGGCCTGGCGGTGCGGGTGATCGTCGACGGAACCTGGGGTTTCGCCTCGCACGCCGAGCTCAGCGCCGACGTCGCTGCCGAGACCGCGCGCCGCGCCGTGCAGGTGGCCAGGACACTGGCGCGGCTGAACGCTGAGCGCATCGAGCTGGCGCCTGAACCTGTATACGCCGACACGAGTTGGGTTTCGGACTATCGGATCGACCCGTTCAGTGTCGGCATCACCGACAAGCTGGCCGTCCTCGGCGAATACTCGGAGCGGCTGCTGGCCGCTGACGGCGTCGACCACGTCTCAGCGGGTTTGCACACCGCGAAGGAGCAGACGTTCTACGCCGACACGTTCGGCTCGACGATCACCCAGCAGCGGGTGCGGGTGCAGCCGTCGCTGGAGGCGGTCGCCGTCGACGCTGCGGCAGGGACGTTCGAGACGATGCGCACGTTGGCGCCACCCACTGCGCGGGGTTGGGAGTACGTGGTCGGCGACGACGTGTGGAACTGGACCGACGAACTGGCCGCGCTTCCGACGTCGCTGGCTGAAAAAGTCAAGGCGCCCTCCGTCACCGCGGGCCCGACGGACCTTGTCATCGACCCGTCGAATCTGTGGCTGACGATTCACGAATCCGTAGGCCACGCCACCGAATACGACAGAGCGATCGGTTACGAGGCGGCATACGCGGGCACGTCGTTCGCCACGCCCGACAAACTCGGCAGCATGCGCTACGGCTCGCCGGTGATGAACGTGACCGCCGACCGGACCGTCGAATACGGCCTGGCGACTGTCGGTTTCGATGACGAAGGGGTGCAGGCGCAGAAGTGGGATCTGGTGCGCGACGGCATTTTCGTCGGCTATCAATTGGATCGAGTGTTCGCACCGCGGCTCGGCGTGGGGCGGTCCAACGGCTGCGCGTACGCCGACTCGCCGCATCACGTGCCGATCCAGCGGATGCCCAACGTCTCGCTGGAGCCGGCCGCCGACGATGTGAGCACAGATGACCTCATCGCCCGCGTGGATGACGGCATCTACATCGTCGGCGACAAGAGCTGGTCGATCGACATGCAGCGCTACAACTTTCAGTTCACCGGTCAGCGGTTCTTCCGAATCCGCGACGGTCGGCTCGACGGCCAGTTGCGCGACGTGGCGTACCAGGCCACGACGACGGACTTCTGGGGATCGCTGGAGGCGGTCGGCGGGCCGTCGACGTGGCGGCTCGGCGGGGCATTCAACTGCGGCAAGGCGCAGCCGGGTCAGGTGGCCGCGGTGAGCCACGGCTGCCCGTCGGCGTTGTTCCGCGGGGTGAACGTGCTCAACACGCGGACTGAGGCAGGGCGGTAG
- a CDS encoding metallopeptidase TldD-related protein, with translation MIGAQKVVETVLAEADRLGGADETIVLVTDRADASLRWAGNSMTTNGESTSRYTTVISVVRNGSESHVGSVRSSEVDPMTIAALVAASQEAARSAPEARDSAPVLASDDAPPDWDAPVPSTGAEVFLPVADGLARGFRGRDRLYGYARHMLETTFVATSGGLRRRYTQPTGSVEINAKRDGASAWVGVSTADFTNVPTDSMLEELSMRLGWAQRTVELPAGRYETILPPSAVADLMIYLTWAMDGRGAQEGRTAFSAPGGGTRVGERLTQLPLTLYSDPFADGLACTPFVATPVSSERVSVFDNGMDINRVDWIRDGAINALAYARAAAAEFDTTPAVPADNLLMTGGQAELADMIAGTERGLLLSTLWYIRTVDPSVLLLTGLTRDGVYLVEDGEVTGAVNNFRFNESPLDLLRRTTEAGVSEVTLPREWGDWATRAAMPTLRIPDFHMSSVSQAQ, from the coding sequence ATGATCGGCGCGCAGAAGGTGGTGGAGACCGTGCTGGCCGAGGCCGACCGGCTGGGCGGAGCGGACGAGACGATCGTGTTGGTGACCGACCGCGCCGACGCATCGTTGCGGTGGGCGGGCAACTCGATGACCACCAACGGGGAGTCGACGAGTCGCTACACGACGGTGATCTCGGTGGTGCGCAACGGTAGCGAGTCGCATGTCGGCTCCGTGCGCTCCAGCGAGGTGGATCCGATGACGATCGCGGCGCTGGTGGCGGCGTCGCAGGAGGCCGCGCGTTCGGCGCCCGAGGCCCGCGACAGCGCACCGGTGCTGGCGAGCGATGACGCGCCACCCGATTGGGACGCGCCTGTGCCGAGCACCGGCGCGGAGGTGTTCTTGCCGGTGGCGGACGGACTGGCCCGCGGGTTCCGCGGCCGCGACCGGTTGTACGGGTATGCGCGGCACATGCTCGAGACGACGTTCGTGGCGACCTCGGGTGGGCTGCGACGGCGCTACACGCAGCCGACGGGTTCGGTGGAGATCAACGCCAAGCGGGACGGCGCCAGCGCCTGGGTGGGCGTCAGCACCGCTGATTTCACCAATGTGCCAACGGATTCCATGCTCGAAGAACTGTCGATGCGATTGGGGTGGGCGCAGCGGACGGTCGAGTTGCCGGCCGGGCGCTACGAGACGATCCTGCCGCCGTCGGCGGTGGCCGACCTGATGATCTACCTGACGTGGGCGATGGACGGCCGGGGTGCGCAGGAGGGCCGTACCGCGTTCTCTGCGCCGGGTGGCGGTACGCGGGTGGGGGAGAGGCTCACCCAATTGCCGCTGACGTTGTACTCCGATCCGTTCGCCGATGGGCTGGCCTGTACGCCGTTCGTCGCGACGCCGGTGTCCTCGGAACGGGTTTCGGTCTTCGACAACGGAATGGACATCAACCGGGTGGACTGGATCCGCGACGGCGCCATCAATGCGTTGGCGTACGCACGGGCGGCGGCCGCGGAGTTCGACACGACCCCGGCGGTGCCGGCGGACAACCTGCTGATGACCGGAGGGCAGGCCGAGCTGGCCGACATGATTGCGGGCACCGAGCGGGGACTGCTGCTGAGCACGCTGTGGTACATCCGCACGGTCGACCCGTCGGTGCTGCTGCTGACTGGGCTCACTCGCGACGGCGTCTACCTGGTCGAGGACGGCGAGGTGACGGGTGCGGTCAACAATTTCCGGTTCAACGAGAGCCCGCTCGACCTGTTGCGTCGGACGACGGAGGCGGGCGTCAGCGAGGTCACGTTGCCGCGGGAGTGGGGCGACTGGGCGACGCGGGCGGCGATGCCGACGCTGCGGATTCCCGACTTTCACATGTCGTCGGTCAGTCAGGCGCAATAA